The following are encoded together in the Cyanobacterium aponinum PCC 10605 genome:
- the kaiC gene encoding circadian clock protein KaiC codes for MNINKEELKAKGVKKIRTMIEGFDEISHGGLPMGRTTLVSGTSGTGKTLFAIQFLYHGIKYFDYPGLFITFEESPNDIIKNAYSFGWDLESLVEQGKLFILDASPDPEGQEVVGNFDLSALIERIQYAVKKYKAKLVSIDSVTAIFQQYDAAAVVRREIFRLVARLKSLDVTSVMTTERLDEYGPIARFGVEEFVSDNVVIVRNVLEGERRRRTIEILKLRGTTHMKGEYPFTITIDGINIFPLGAMQLTQRSSNARISSGIKTLDQMCGGGFFKDSIILATGATGTGKTLLVSKFLEEGCRQGERAILFAYEESRAQLSRNAFSWGIDFEEMEKKGLLKLLCSYPESAGLEDHLQMIKSEIAEFKPSRIAIDSLSALARGVTNNAFRQFVIGVTGYAKQEEITGFFTNTTDQFMGAHSITESHISTITDTILMLQYVEIRGEMSRALNVFKMRGSWHDKGIREYTISREGPDIKDSFRNYERIISGSPTRIAVDEKSELSRIVKNVKDKSANE; via the coding sequence ATGAATATAAATAAGGAAGAATTAAAAGCAAAAGGAGTAAAAAAAATTCGCACTATGATTGAAGGATTTGATGAAATCAGTCATGGCGGTTTACCAATGGGTAGGACAACTCTTGTCAGTGGTACTTCAGGTACAGGAAAAACCCTTTTTGCGATTCAATTTCTTTATCATGGTATTAAATACTTCGACTATCCCGGATTATTTATCACCTTTGAAGAATCTCCTAATGATATAATCAAAAATGCCTACAGTTTTGGGTGGGATTTAGAAAGTCTGGTTGAACAGGGCAAACTCTTTATTTTAGATGCTTCTCCAGATCCTGAAGGGCAAGAAGTAGTTGGTAACTTTGATCTATCTGCTTTGATTGAAAGAATCCAATATGCTGTTAAAAAGTATAAGGCAAAATTAGTCTCCATCGATTCTGTTACAGCTATTTTTCAACAATATGATGCTGCCGCAGTGGTGAGACGGGAAATTTTTCGCCTAGTGGCAAGACTAAAAAGCCTTGATGTGACTTCCGTAATGACAACTGAAAGATTGGATGAATATGGTCCGATCGCGCGTTTTGGGGTGGAAGAATTTGTTTCTGATAACGTGGTAATTGTACGCAACGTTTTGGAGGGAGAGAGAAGAAGAAGAACTATTGAAATTTTAAAGTTACGGGGTACTACTCACATGAAAGGAGAATATCCTTTTACCATTACCATTGATGGTATTAATATCTTTCCCCTTGGTGCAATGCAACTTACACAGCGCTCATCTAATGCCCGTATTTCCTCTGGGATTAAAACCCTTGACCAGATGTGCGGAGGAGGTTTCTTTAAAGATTCTATCATTCTTGCTACAGGGGCAACAGGTACAGGAAAAACCCTTTTAGTTAGTAAATTTCTTGAAGAAGGTTGCCGACAGGGTGAAAGGGCGATACTCTTTGCCTATGAAGAATCAAGGGCGCAATTATCCCGTAATGCTTTTTCATGGGGTATAGACTTTGAAGAAATGGAGAAAAAGGGCTTACTTAAGCTATTATGTTCCTATCCAGAATCGGCAGGATTAGAAGATCATTTACAGATGATAAAATCCGAAATCGCAGAATTTAAACCCAGTAGAATTGCGATCGATTCTTTGTCAGCTTTAGCTAGAGGTGTTACCAATAATGCTTTTCGTCAATTCGTTATTGGGGTAACAGGCTACGCTAAACAGGAAGAAATTACAGGTTTTTTCACCAATACCACCGATCAATTTATGGGGGCTCACTCCATTACTGAATCTCATATTTCCACTATTACCGACACCATTTTAATGTTACAGTATGTCGAAATTAGAGGGGAAATGTCACGGGCGTTAAACGTCTTCAAAATGCGTGGCTCATGGCATGATAAAGGTATTAGAGAATATACTATCAGTCGTGAAGGTCCAGACATCAAAGACTCTTTCCGCAACTATGAGCGTATTATTAGCGGTTCTCCTACTCGCATTGCAGTGGATGAAAAAAGTGAGTTATCCCGCATTGTCAAAAATGTAAAGGATAAGAGTGCTAATGAATAA
- a CDS encoding YebC/PmpR family DNA-binding transcriptional regulator, with amino-acid sequence MAGHSKWANIKRQKARVDAKKGKTFTQLSRAIIVAARNGLPDPDGNFQLRTAIEKAKSAGIPNENIERAIAKGAGTYNDDDSILEEIRYEGYGIGGVAVLIEALTDNRNRTAADIRAAFSKNGGNLGETGCVSWMFEQKGVIVIEGELEEDSLLEVCLNADAQSYEIIDEEDYQGAEIFTSVETLEQVNSFFQNQGFNVKETELRWIPNNYIEINDPEQTKFLLRLMDALESLDDVQNVTANFDILD; translated from the coding sequence ATGGCAGGACATAGTAAATGGGCAAATATTAAACGACAAAAAGCCAGAGTTGACGCCAAAAAAGGTAAGACTTTCACTCAACTTTCAAGAGCTATAATTGTAGCGGCTCGTAATGGTCTTCCTGACCCTGATGGTAATTTTCAGTTGCGCACGGCCATAGAGAAGGCAAAATCGGCGGGGATTCCCAATGAAAATATTGAAAGAGCGATCGCAAAAGGAGCAGGGACATATAATGATGATGATAGTATCTTAGAAGAAATTAGATATGAGGGTTATGGTATTGGTGGGGTAGCAGTATTAATTGAAGCCTTAACAGATAATCGGAATCGCACGGCGGCGGATATTCGTGCCGCTTTTAGTAAAAATGGTGGCAATTTAGGGGAAACTGGTTGCGTTAGTTGGATGTTTGAACAAAAAGGAGTAATTGTTATTGAGGGGGAGTTAGAGGAGGATAGTTTATTAGAAGTCTGTTTAAATGCTGATGCCCAAAGCTATGAAATCATTGACGAGGAAGACTACCAAGGGGCAGAAATTTTTACTTCAGTGGAAACTTTAGAACAAGTTAACTCTTTTTTTCAAAATCAAGGATTTAATGTCAAAGAAACCGAATTACGTTGGATACCAAATAATTATATAGAGATTAATGATCCAGAACAAACTAAATTTTTACTGCGTTTGATGGATGCTTTAGAATCTTTGGATGATGTGCAGAATGTAACCGCTAATTTTGATATTCTCGACTAG
- the kaiB gene encoding circadian clock protein KaiB codes for MSPIKKTYVLKLYVAGNTPNSVRALKTLKNILEEEFKGVYALKVIDVLKNPQLAEEDKILATPTLSKVLPPPVRKIIGDLSDREKVLIGLDLLYEEIRERE; via the coding sequence ATGAGTCCTATAAAAAAAACCTATGTCCTCAAATTATATGTAGCGGGAAATACTCCTAATTCCGTTAGGGCCTTAAAAACTCTAAAAAATATCCTTGAAGAGGAATTTAAGGGGGTATATGCCTTGAAAGTAATTGATGTTTTGAAAAATCCTCAATTGGCAGAAGAAGATAAAATTTTAGCCACTCCTACTTTATCGAAAGTTTTACCTCCTCCAGTGAGAAAAATCATTGGAGATTTATCTGATCGAGAAAAAGTTTTAATTGGTCTTGATTTATTGTATGAAGAAATAAGAGAGAGAGAATAG
- a CDS encoding circadian clock protein KaiA produces MSSRLSICIFAPETKIVHSLTELLSGDRYDLHILNSASELGGFVVNNKENLDCLIILKNDLSIPIINEFYEQGLILPVIILEPDNLETPSLIEHNSNPIPLELTTDTPIGNHTFHTAEVKLTLNRLNHINHYIDKAITQFLHLAPSCSITENPGNQNTHKKIEEKQNFLLLQQRRLAEKLKERLGYLGVYYKRNPSYFYRHLSQTEKEEFITQMSEQYRQIILDYFNQENEVNQAIDQFVNQAFFADLSVSQILEIHMELMDEFAQQLKLEGRNEDILLDYRLALIDIIAHLCEMYRRSIPKEDLPFDVLFTVD; encoded by the coding sequence TTGTCTTCAAGATTATCAATCTGTATTTTTGCCCCCGAAACCAAAATTGTACACTCCTTAACAGAATTATTGAGTGGCGATCGCTATGATTTGCATATTCTTAATTCTGCCAGTGAATTGGGAGGCTTTGTCGTAAACAATAAAGAAAACCTCGATTGTCTTATTATCCTCAAAAACGATTTAAGTATTCCCATTATCAACGAGTTTTATGAACAGGGATTAATTTTACCTGTGATTATTCTTGAACCAGATAACCTTGAAACTCCTTCTTTAATAGAACATAATTCTAATCCTATCCCTCTTGAATTAACCACTGATACGCCTATAGGTAATCACACTTTTCATACCGCAGAAGTTAAGCTGACACTAAATAGATTAAATCATATTAATCACTATATAGATAAGGCAATTACTCAGTTTTTACATCTCGCCCCCAGTTGCTCAATTACGGAAAATCCGGGGAATCAAAATACTCATAAGAAAATAGAAGAAAAGCAAAATTTTTTGCTGTTACAACAGAGAAGACTAGCGGAAAAACTGAAAGAAAGACTAGGTTATTTAGGGGTTTATTACAAGCGTAATCCTAGTTATTTTTATCGTCATCTTTCCCAGACGGAAAAGGAAGAATTTATCACACAAATGAGCGAACAATATCGCCAGATTATTCTTGACTATTTTAATCAGGAAAATGAAGTTAATCAAGCGATAGATCAATTTGTTAATCAGGCATTTTTTGCAGACTTATCTGTTTCTCAAATATTAGAAATCCACATGGAATTAATGGATGAATTTGCTCAACAATTAAAATTAGAAGGAAGAAATGAAGATATTTTATTAGATTATCGTCTCGCATTAATTGACATAATTGCTCATCTTTGCGAAATGTATCGTCGTTCAATTCCTAAAGAAGATTTACCTTTTGATGTTCTTTTTACGGTAGATTAA
- a CDS encoding glycosyltransferase family 4 protein: MKILVVTHYFPEHKGGVEVVAGEIINQLSKNRVEIKWFASNTDSPPQNNQFLECISIPTSNIIEKKFGFAYPLWSLTIYRQLWRQIKQVDLVHLHEYIYIGNLIAFYIAKKQGKPVIITQHIGFIPFSNKLFSFLLKLVNNTLGKYILSRCDRTVFCSKVIEDYWDSLKTKYKKKPAFIPNGVDTNIFYPVKLEKRLHIKKELNLDSNKLTILFVGRFVEKKGLKLLEKLARNYQEIEWLFAGWGSLNPKQWNLNNVHVWENLQKSQLTPLYQCADLLILPSVGEAFPLVIQEAMACGTPAFVSDESANQYPQLEGLIFSASVNYSHSEDEWSRKLEEIVSQGEYLASLREAVSEFAQNYWSWEKTSSSYHSLFQQNN, translated from the coding sequence ATGAAAATATTAGTAGTTACTCATTATTTTCCCGAACATAAAGGAGGGGTAGAAGTAGTTGCTGGAGAAATTATTAATCAGTTATCCAAAAATCGAGTAGAAATCAAATGGTTTGCTAGTAATACTGACTCGCCGCCCCAAAATAATCAGTTTTTAGAATGTATATCTATTCCCACTTCAAATATCATTGAAAAAAAATTTGGTTTTGCTTATCCTCTATGGAGTTTGACTATTTATCGTCAACTATGGCGACAAATTAAGCAGGTTGATTTAGTTCACCTTCATGAATATATTTACATCGGCAATTTAATAGCTTTTTACATCGCAAAAAAACAGGGTAAACCTGTAATTATTACTCAGCATATTGGCTTTATTCCCTTTAGTAATAAGTTATTTTCTTTTTTGCTTAAATTGGTTAATAATACTCTCGGTAAATATATTTTAAGCAGATGCGATCGCACTGTATTTTGTAGTAAAGTTATAGAAGATTACTGGGACAGTTTAAAAACAAAATATAAAAAAAAACCAGCCTTTATTCCTAATGGTGTGGACACAAATATCTTTTATCCTGTGAAATTAGAAAAAAGACTACACATTAAAAAAGAATTAAACTTAGATTCAAATAAACTAACAATTTTGTTTGTGGGAAGATTTGTTGAAAAAAAAGGCTTAAAACTCCTTGAAAAATTGGCGAGAAATTATCAAGAAATAGAATGGTTATTTGCAGGATGGGGAAGTTTAAATCCAAAACAATGGAACTTAAATAATGTTCATGTCTGGGAAAATTTACAAAAATCCCAACTAACTCCCCTATATCAATGTGCAGACTTACTTATTTTGCCCAGTGTAGGAGAAGCATTTCCTCTTGTTATTCAAGAAGCGATGGCTTGTGGTACACCTGCTTTTGTTAGCGATGAGAGTGCTAACCAATACCCCCAATTAGAGGGATTAATTTTTTCTGCTTCCGTTAATTATTCCCACAGTGAAGATGAATGGTCAAGAAAATTAGAGGAAATTGTATCCCAAGGCGAATATCTCGCAAGTTTAAGGGAAGCAGTCTCAGAATTTGCTCAAAATTATTGGTCATGGGAAAAAACCAGTTCATCCTATCATTCTTTGTTTCAGCAAAATAATTAA
- the fldA gene encoding flavodoxin FldA — protein sequence MAKIGLFFGTQTGNTETIAESIFEALGGDSIVDLYDVADVDINTLGEYQYLIIGCPTWNVGELQSDWEGLYEDLDEIDFNGKKIAYFGAGDQIGYADNFQDAMGILEEKISSLGGQTVGYWSTEGYDFNESQAVKNGKFVGLALDEDNQSELTEERISSWVAQIKNEFGI from the coding sequence ATGGCAAAAATTGGCTTATTTTTTGGTACACAAACAGGAAATACAGAAACCATTGCAGAAAGCATCTTTGAAGCCTTAGGAGGTGATAGTATTGTCGATTTATATGATGTCGCTGATGTGGATATAAATACTTTGGGCGAATATCAATATTTAATAATAGGGTGTCCAACATGGAATGTGGGAGAATTACAGAGTGATTGGGAAGGATTATACGAAGATCTCGATGAAATCGACTTTAATGGTAAGAAAATTGCTTATTTCGGTGCTGGAGACCAAATTGGATATGCGGACAATTTTCAGGATGCCATGGGCATTTTAGAAGAGAAAATCTCTAGTTTAGGAGGTCAAACCGTTGGTTATTGGTCAACGGAAGGTTATGACTTTAATGAATCTCAAGCGGTGAAAAATGGCAAATTTGTCGGTTTAGCCCTAGACGAAGATAATCAATCCGAATTAACAGAGGAAAGGATTTCTTCTTGGGTTGCTCAAATCAAAAATGAATTCGGCATCTAA
- a CDS encoding GtrA family protein: MEKIRDLLNLRIFRFLGVGGFCAGLSLIIMYVLTSIIHINYLISTVITIIVTNFIGFYLNKYYTFQTKKKLFWRELWKYYSVMLSSYILNVFAMYVLVDLVNIWYLYANILLMAILTPFNYFFHKKWSFNKKKPSSK; this comes from the coding sequence ATGGAAAAAATTAGGGATTTATTAAATTTGAGAATTTTTCGATTTTTAGGGGTGGGCGGATTTTGTGCTGGGTTAAGTTTAATAATAATGTATGTATTGACTTCTATCATTCATATTAATTATTTAATTTCCACTGTTATCACTATCATTGTTACAAATTTTATCGGCTTTTATCTCAATAAATATTATACATTTCAAACTAAAAAAAAGTTATTTTGGCGTGAGTTATGGAAATACTATAGCGTTATGTTATCTAGTTATATCCTTAACGTTTTTGCCATGTATGTCCTTGTTGATTTAGTGAATATATGGTATCTTTACGCTAACATTTTGCTTATGGCAATTTTAACCCCTTTTAATTATTTTTTCCATAAAAAATGGAGTTTTAATAAAAAGAAACCATCCTCAAAGTGA